Proteins encoded in a region of the Muntiacus reevesi chromosome 19, mMunRee1.1, whole genome shotgun sequence genome:
- the POPDC3 gene encoding popeye domain-containing protein 3 — MEGNSSLWKNLIDEHPVCTIWKQEAEGAIYHLASILFVVGFMGGSGFFGLLYVFSLLGLGFLCSAVWAWVDVCAADIFSWNFILFVICFIRFVHIAYQVHSITFAREFQLLYSSIFQPLGTSLPDFRTIAMSSEVVTLEKEHCYAMQGKTSIDKLSLLVSGRIRVTVDGEFLHYIFPFQFLDSPEWDSLKPTEEGTFQVTLTAETDCRYVSWRRKKLYLLLAQHRYISRLFSVLIGSDIADKLYALNDRVYIGKRYHYDIRLPNFLQMSSPEMSKSSLTEHLQNSRRYCDK, encoded by the exons ATGGAAGGAAATTCAAGTTTATGGAAGAACCTAATCGATGAACACCCTGTCTGCACCATCTGGAAGCAGGAGGCTGAAGGAGCCATCTATCATCTAGCCAGTATTTTATTTGTAGTAGGTTTCATGGGTGGCAGTGGATTCTTTGGGCTCCTTTATGTCTTCAGTCTGCTGGGGTTGGGCTTTCTCTGTTCTGCTGTCTGGGCTTGGGTAGATGTCTGTGCGGCCGAcatattttcctggaattttatACTGTTTGTCATCTGCTTCATACGGTTTGTTCACATCGCCTATCAAGTCCACAGCATAACCTTTGCCCGAGAATTTCAGCTGCTGTACAGCTCCATCTTCCAGCCTCTGGGGACCTCTCTGCCCGACTTCAGAACTATTGCTATGAGCTCAGAAGTGGTTACTCTGGAGAAGGAGCACTGCTATGCCATGCAGGGGAAAACCTCCATTGACAAGCTCTCCCTGCTTGTCTCAGGAAG GATCAGAGTGACAGTTGATGGCGAATTTCTGCATTACATTTTCCCCTTCCAGTTCCTGGATTCTCCTGAATGGGACTCACTGAAACCCACAGAGGAAGGCACTTTTCAG GTAACCCTCACAGCAGAAACTGATTGTCGATATGTGTCTTGGAGGAGAAAGAAATTATACTTGCTCTTGGCTCAGCATCGGTATATCTCCCGCCTGTTTTCGGTTTTAATTGGCAGTGACATTGCTGATAAACTCTATGCCTTGAATGACAGGGTATACATAGGAAAAAGATACCATTATGATATTCGGTTACCCAACTTCCTTCAAATGTCAAGTCCTGAAATGTCCAAGTCATCCCTGACAGAACATTTGCAGAATTCCAGACGATATTGTGATAAATGA